The stretch of DNA GTGGTGACCTACACGGTCGTCCGCCGCCCGTGGATCCCCGGCTACGAGCCGCCCTACGTCGTGGCCCGGGTGGTGCTCGCCGAGCAGCCCGATCTGCACCTGTTGACCAACGTGGTCGACTGCGACGTCGAAGCGGTCAGCACCGGCATGGAGGNCGAGGTGACCTTCGAACAGCGAGGGGACGTGTTCGTACCGATGTTCCGGCCGGCCGGGCAGGGGCAGGCTGGGCAGGGGCAGGCCGTGGAAGCGTGGATCGCGTGAGCGCCGATCCCGGGAACATCGAGCGGCGGGCGATCGTGTCCGGTATCGGGCGGTCCGCGTGCGGGCGGCGGTTGAACCGGCCCGCGCTCGAGCTGACCCTGGACGCCTGCCTCGCGGCGATCGCGGACGCGGGTCTCACCCCGCGCGACATCGACGGGCTCACCTCCTGGCCCGACCACCCGGCCCCGCACGGCTTCGGTGGCCCCCGGGTCGGCGACCTGCACACCCTGCTGCGGCTGGACCTGTCGTGGATCCTCGGCTGCGGCGACGGCGCCAACGTGATCGGCATCCTCGGTATCGCCGCCCACGCGGTGGCCACGGGCCTCGCCCGGCACGTGCTGGTCTACCGGACCGTCGCCGAGGCGACCAGCCAGGGTGCCGGGCGCCGCCCGGCCGTGATGGCCGGCGCCGGGGCCGCGCCGTGGAAGACGACCTACGGGGTGGGTTCGCCGGTGCAGTTCGCCGCGCTGTGGGCCCAGCACCATGTCGACCGTTACGGCACCACCCGGGAGCAGCTCGGCTGGGTCGCGGTGAACGACCGGCGCAACGCGGCGGACAACCCGGACGCGGTCTACCGCGACCCGATGACGATCGACGACTACCTCGCGGCCCGGATGATCAGCGAGCCGCTGTGCCTGTTCGACTGCGACATCCCGGCGGACGGTTCGATCGCCTTCGTCGTCTCGCCCGCCGACCACCGGCGCGACGTCGACCGGCCCGTGTTCTTCGAGGCGCTCGGCGGCGGCCGGCCGATGACCTCCAGCTGGGAGTTCTGGCCGGACTTCGACGTCATGGCCGCGACGAAGGCCGCCGAGCAGCTGTGGTCACGTACCTCGCTGCGGCCCGGCGACGTCGACGTCGCCGGTCTCTACGACGGGTTCAGCATCTTCGTCCTGCTCTGGCTCGAGGCACTCGGCTTCTGCGGCCGCGGCGAGTCGGGGGCGTTCGTCGAGGGCGGCAAACGCATCGCCCGTACCGGTGACCTGCCGCTCAACACCTCCGGCGGGCAGCTCTCGGAGGGCCGTTACCTCGGCTTCGGCCTGGCCTACGAGACCTTCCTCCAACTACGCCGCCAGGCCGGTGTCAGGCAGGTCACCGACGCCGAGGTCGGCCTCGTCACCGGCGGCGGCGGCCCCCTCGCCCAGGCCTTCCTCTTCACCAACGACCGCCGGTGAGAAGGGCGGGTCGGCGGAACCGGTGAGACTCGCCGCACGCCGCACCGACACGCCACACTGAACAGAAGTTCAACAGGACCCCGCGCCGGCGTCAACCAGAATGAGGGCATGCCCACGCCACGCCGGACCGGCACCGAGAGCTCGAAGACGCGCGCGCTGCTGCTCGACGTCACCGAACGACTCATACTGAACGAGGGCTACGCCGCGGTGAGCTCACGCAGTGTGGCCAGCGCGGCCGGCGTCACCCCCGCACTGATCCACTATTACTTCCCGACATTGGACGATCTTTTCCTCGCCCTCTTCCGGCGCGGCGCCGAGAAGAACCTGGAACGCCAGCGACGTGTCCTCACCTCACCGCGGCCGTTGCGGGGGCTGTGGGAGTCCAGCGTCGAGCCCGCCGGCACGTCGCTGCTGACCGAGTTCATGGCCCTCGCGAACCACCGCAAGAGCATCCGCCAGGAGATCGCGCAGTACGCGAAGCAGTTCCGGCTCCTTCAGACCGAACTTCTCGCCAGCCGGCTGGAGGAGTGCGGAATCGACCCGGCCCAGGTCTCGCCCACCCTCATCCTGTTCATGATCGGAGTCGTCAGCCGGGGCTTCGTGGCCGAGGACATGCTCGGGATCACCGATGGCCACCCCGAGGCGCTGGCCCTCGTCGAACAGCTGTTGCGGCGCTACGAGCCCTCGACGGAGGCCGGCAGCGAACCGTGACGCCCGCCCGCCGACGGACCGCCCGTCCCGGAGGCGGGGTTCTGGTTGACGGCGGCACACCACCATGCTGAACTTCCGTTCAACATCCGCCACGGGCCCCGCTCGGCGCGCACGTCCGGGACGGAGGCCGCGCCGCGGCCTCGTGAGCGATTCCACGTCGACTGCCCGGAGTGATGAATGCGTATCGGTCTGACGGGTGGCGCCTCCACCCCGGAAAAGATCATCGAGCAGGCCCGCCGGGCCGAGGCCGAGGGTTTCCACTCGCTGTGGTACGCGAGCCTCGTGCAGGGTGACCCGCTGGTCGCCATGGCGCTCGCCGGCCGGGAGACCTCGACGATCGAGCTCGGTACGGCCGTGCTGCAGACCTACCCGTGCCACCCGCTGCTGCAGGCGCAGCGGGCCGCCTCCGTGGTCGCGGCGATGGGCCGGCCGGGACTCACCCTCGGGCTGGGTCCGTCGCACGAGGCCAACATCCGCGGCCGCTACGGCCTGTCCTACGACCATCCGGGCCGCGGCAGCGAGGAGTACCTGCGGATCCTCACCGCCCTGCTGCGCGGCGAAGCCGTGGACTTCACCGGCCAGGACTGGACGACGCGCGCCCCGGCCGGAACCGTCCAGGCCGCGCACCCGGTCCCGGTGCTGCTGGCGGCGCTGTCACCGCGGATGCTGCGGGTGGCCGGCGAGAACGCGGACGGCGCGATCCTGTGGATGGCCCCGGCGGCGGCGATCGAGCGCCACGTCGAACCGCGCGTCACCGCGGCGGCGAAGGCCGCGGGCCGGCCGGCGCCGCGCATTGTCGCGGGCCTGCCGGTCGTGGTGCACGACGACGAGCAGGAGGCCCGGTCCGCCGTGGCCGCCGGTTCGGTCATGTACGCGGACTCGCCGGCCTACCGGCGGATCCTGGCCATCGGCGGCGTCGACAGCCCGGCCGCGGCCGCGATCGTCGGCGACGAGGCATCGGTCGAAGCGCAGCTGCGCGCGCTGCTCGACGCCGGCGCCACCGACATCCACGCGCACGTCGTCCCGGCCGGCGACGACGTGCGCGGCTCGCTGAAGCGCACCCGGGACCTGCTGCGCGAGCTGGCCGGCTGAGCCCGCGAGCCGGCCCAGCCCCGCCCCTCGGTACGGCGCCCTCGGTACGGCGCGCGCGGCGGCCTCAGCCCCTGGCGCGGTACTGGACCTGGAGGTCGGTGTAGCCGGCCAGCCCCCAGGGGCCGTTCTCCACTCCCAGGCCGCTCCACTTCGTCCCGCCGAAAGGCTGCTGGGGCCCGAGGGCGACGTGGGCGTTGACCCAGGCGGTGCCGCACTCCAGGCGCTCGGCCACGGCACCGGCCCGCTCGGGATCGGCGGACCACACCGAGCCCGAGAGGCCGAAGGACGTCGCGTTGGCCCGGGCGACGACCTCGTCGACGTCTCGGTACGGAAGGATCGGCAGCACCGGGCCGAACTGTTCCTCGTCGACGAGGCGGGTGCCCTCCACCGCCCCGGTGATCACGGTGGGCTGGAAGAAGTAGCCGGGGCCGCCGACCGGGGCCCCACCCGTCACCGCGGTCGCGCCGCCCGCCAGCGCGTCGGCCACGAGCTCGCCGACCCGCTCGTACTGTGGCCGGTTCTGGACCGGCCCGAGCTCGGTGTCCGGATCCATCCCGTCACCGACCCGGGCCGCCGCGGCCCGGGCGGCGAGGGCGTCGACGACCTGATCGTGCAGCGCCTCGGGGACGTAGACGCGCTTGATGGCGGAGCAGACCTGCCCGCTGTTGTCGAAGGCGCCCCGGAACAGCTTCTCCACGATGGCGGCGGGGTCGACGTCGTCGAGCAGGATCGCGGGATCGTTGCCGCCGAGCTCCAGGGTGAGGCGCTTGAGGTCCGGGGCGGCCGCGGCGGCGATGTGCCTGCCGGTCGCGGTCGACCCGGTAAAGCTGATCTTGCGCGGGGTGGGGTGCGAGGTCATCCACCTGCCCAGCTCGTCTCCCCCGGAGACGACGTTGAGCACGCCCGACGGGAACACCTCGCTGAGGATCTCGGCCATCAGCAGGGTGCTGCGCGGGGTGAACGGTGACGGCTTGAGCACCATCGTGTTCCCGGCGAGCAGCGCGGGCGCGATCTTCCAGGTGGCCAGCATGATCGGGAAGTTCCAGGGGGTGATGGCCGCGACGACCCCCACCGGACGGCGCACGACCTCGACGCGGGCCCGGGCGTCGTCCTGGATGACCTCGCGTGGTATCTCCAGCTGGGCGAAGTACTTGAGCCAGTGGCTCGCTCCGAACGCCTCCCGCTTCGCCGACTTCAGCGGCTTGCCCTGCTCGGCGGTCAGGACCGGGCCGATCCGGTCCGCCGCGGCCGTGAGTCGATCCGCGGCCGCGGCGAGGGCGGCCCGGCGCGCGTCCTCGTCCGCGCGCCAGCCGACGAAGGCCTTCGCCGCGGCGTCGAACGCCTCGTCCAGCTGCTCCGCGGTGCAGTCCGGAGCCTGGGCGTGGACCTCGCCCGTCGCCGGGTTCACCACCCCGAACGTCGACCGGGCGGCCCGACGCTCCCCGCCGATGATCATCGAGACGTCGGACATGATCTCCTCGCATCCCTGTTCGAGGTGGCGGTGACGCACCGCCGACCCCGTACCTGACAGGTGTTTAGTGCCAGCCGGATCCGTACGTCAAGGGACGTCCGGCCGGCGGACCGCGCGGGTCACCCACCATCTGGACCTGACGGCGACCGCGGGAGCGGGTCACCCGTTTTCCGGACAGGGCTTCATTTCAGCCCCGAGTGCCATTAATGTGCCCCACATGTCGTGGAGGGCGGCTCCTCACCAGGAGGGGGCCGCGAGCGGAGGAGGCATCGTGCGGGGAAACACCGCGCTCGCCGGAGCGGGCGGGTCCGTCGGGGAGAGCGCCGGGCCGGTCGACGAGGCCGTGGCTCGGCCGTCGGCCCAGGAGCCGTCGGTCGAGGAGGAGCTGTTGATCGAGGAGGTGTCGATCGACGGCATGTGCGGTGTCTACTGACACCGTGACCGGCGGCCGGCCGCCGGTCATCTCCGAGGTCCTCGACGAGGCGTGGGAGCTGTCCCGGTCGGTGGCGCTGCGCCCCGAGCCGTTCGGGGCGCTGGCCTACCACTTCGGGAACCGACGGCTGATCTTCCTCAAGCGCCGGGAGCTGGTGGACGTCGTCCGCGGTCTGGGCGACGCGCCTGATGTCCGGACCGCGCTGACCAGGGCGGGTGTGCCGACCGGGCAGTGGGCCGCCTACGTCCGGGCGCTGCGCGGTCTCGCCGAGGCCGACGTCATCCGCCATCGCGACCCCGTGGGAGAAACCGGATGACCGCCGGCACCGACCGCACCCCCGTCTCCCTCGTGCAGCGGTTCGAGCGCGGGCTGACCGCGCCGATCTGCATGACCTGGGAGCTGACCTACGCCTGCAACCTGTCGTGCGTGCACTGCCTGTCGGCGTCGGGCCGGCGTGACCCGCGCGAGCTGAGCACCGCGCAGTGCGAGGCGGTCATCGACGAGCTCCAGGCGATGCGGGTCTTCTACGTCAACATCGGCGGCGGTGAGCCGACCGTCCGCCCGGACTTCTGGCATCTGCTCGACTACGCGGTCGACCACCAGGTCGGGGTGAAGTTCTCCACCAACGGCGTGCGCATCGACCTGCCCCGGGCCCGCCGGCTCGCCGCGACCGACTACGTGGACGTCCAGGTGTCGCTGGACGGCGCGACCGCCGAGGTCAACGATCGGGTACGCGGGCCGGGATCGTTCGACCTGGCCGTGCGGGCGCTGGACAACCTGGCCACCGCCGGCTTCCGGGACGCGAAGGTCTCCGTCGTGGTCACCCGCGACAACGTCGGCCAGCTCGACGAGTTCAAGCGCCTCGCCGACGACCGCGGGGCGACCCTGCGGCTGACCCGGCTGCGC from Parafrankia discariae encodes:
- a CDS encoding TIGR03564 family F420-dependent LLM class oxidoreductase yields the protein MRIGLTGGASTPEKIIEQARRAEAEGFHSLWYASLVQGDPLVAMALAGRETSTIELGTAVLQTYPCHPLLQAQRAASVVAAMGRPGLTLGLGPSHEANIRGRYGLSYDHPGRGSEEYLRILTALLRGEAVDFTGQDWTTRAPAGTVQAAHPVPVLLAALSPRMLRVAGENADGAILWMAPAAAIERHVEPRVTAAAKAAGRPAPRIVAGLPVVVHDDEQEARSAVAAGSVMYADSPAYRRILAIGGVDSPAAAAIVGDEASVEAQLRALLDAGATDIHAHVVPAGDDVRGSLKRTRDLLRELAG
- a CDS encoding thiolase family protein — its product is MSADPGNIERRAIVSGIGRSACGRRLNRPALELTLDACLAAIADAGLTPRDIDGLTSWPDHPAPHGFGGPRVGDLHTLLRLDLSWILGCGDGANVIGILGIAAHAVATGLARHVLVYRTVAEATSQGAGRRPAVMAGAGAAPWKTTYGVGSPVQFAALWAQHHVDRYGTTREQLGWVAVNDRRNAADNPDAVYRDPMTIDDYLAARMISEPLCLFDCDIPADGSIAFVVSPADHRRDVDRPVFFEALGGGRPMTSSWEFWPDFDVMAATKAAEQLWSRTSLRPGDVDVAGLYDGFSIFVLLWLEALGFCGRGESGAFVEGGKRIARTGDLPLNTSGGQLSEGRYLGFGLAYETFLQLRRQAGVRQVTDAEVGLVTGGGGPLAQAFLFTNDRR
- a CDS encoding TetR/AcrR family transcriptional regulator, which translates into the protein MPTPRRTGTESSKTRALLLDVTERLILNEGYAAVSSRSVASAAGVTPALIHYYFPTLDDLFLALFRRGAEKNLERQRRVLTSPRPLRGLWESSVEPAGTSLLTEFMALANHRKSIRQEIAQYAKQFRLLQTELLASRLEECGIDPAQVSPTLILFMIGVVSRGFVAEDMLGITDGHPEALALVEQLLRRYEPSTEAGSEP
- the mftB gene encoding mycofactocin biosynthesis chaperone MftB (MftB, a small protein, is a peptide chaperone that assists the radical SAM enzyme MftC in performing two modifications to the C-terminal Val-Tyr dipeptide of the mycofactocin precursor peptide, MftA. MftB's role is analogous to the role of PqqD in the biosynthesis of PQQ, a cofactor that derives entirely from a Tyr and a Glu in the precursor PqqA.), which encodes MSTDTVTGGRPPVISEVLDEAWELSRSVALRPEPFGALAYHFGNRRLIFLKRRELVDVVRGLGDAPDVRTALTRAGVPTGQWAAYVRALRGLAEADVIRHRDPVGETG
- a CDS encoding aldehyde dehydrogenase family protein, which produces MSDVSMIIGGERRAARSTFGVVNPATGEVHAQAPDCTAEQLDEAFDAAAKAFVGWRADEDARRAALAAAADRLTAAADRIGPVLTAEQGKPLKSAKREAFGASHWLKYFAQLEIPREVIQDDARARVEVVRRPVGVVAAITPWNFPIMLATWKIAPALLAGNTMVLKPSPFTPRSTLLMAEILSEVFPSGVLNVVSGGDELGRWMTSHPTPRKISFTGSTATGRHIAAAAAPDLKRLTLELGGNDPAILLDDVDPAAIVEKLFRGAFDNSGQVCSAIKRVYVPEALHDQVVDALAARAAAARVGDGMDPDTELGPVQNRPQYERVGELVADALAGGATAVTGGAPVGGPGYFFQPTVITGAVEGTRLVDEEQFGPVLPILPYRDVDEVVARANATSFGLSGSVWSADPERAGAVAERLECGTAWVNAHVALGPQQPFGGTKWSGLGVENGPWGLAGYTDLQVQYRARG
- the mftA gene encoding mycofactocin precursor MftA (Mycofactocin is a small molecule electron carrier derived from the final two amino acids, Val-Tyr, of MftA, the mycofactocin precursor. It plays a role in redox homeostasis and the metabolism of alcohols and aldehydes in Actinobacteria, including Mycobacterium tuberculosis.) — encoded protein: MRGNTALAGAGGSVGESAGPVDEAVARPSAQEPSVEEELLIEEVSIDGMCGVY